In a single window of the Gossypium hirsutum isolate 1008001.06 chromosome A13, Gossypium_hirsutum_v2.1, whole genome shotgun sequence genome:
- the LOC107929697 gene encoding uncharacterized protein isoform X4, whose amino-acid sequence MAFDGGVGFKFMDSQAALSLEIRKKKLSGLQKREALEKEVSMLQNMLNQEEKMHEILTQFQLQEDGSSISIPDFLPPKMKELLTELAMVESEIAHLETQISQLKHGLNQEHEVIITKEKTPSKQKNPIMQDQQENIVFETKALHFISKAIKGDYTLTDFMSLNETMGNSGALFQEKIPKKIGYFKGLDEQSPESGFKGINLPAEISILDQHGYLQYGLPDTSEDLLAMMNKATLDVGGNKISAQAMEHHILRKQSTGSKIQEGSDKEDDGEATIRKLYGLELTDRNVTFALCCGTRSSPAVRIYTGDGVSTELEKSKQEYLQASIMVSNTKKIAFPELLLNNMFDFAVDMNSLVQWVCQQLPTSGSLRKSMVDCYRNHNAGKTSSPISVEKIPYDFEFQYLLAM is encoded by the exons ATGGCATTTGATGGTGGGGTGGGTTTCAAGTTCATGGACAGCCAAGCTGCTTTGTCATTGGAGATT AGGAAGAAGAAGCTTAGTGGATTGCAAAAGAGAGAGGCACTTGAAAAAGAG GTTTCCATGCTTCAAAATATGCTAAATCAAGAAGAAAAAATGCATGAGATTCTTACACAATTTCAGCTTCAAGAGGATGGCTCTTCTATCTCTATCCCGGATTTCCTCCCTCCCAAA aTGAAGGAGCTATTAACAGAGCTGGCTATGGTAGAAAGTGAGATAGCTCATTTAGAAACCCAAATAAGCCAACTTAAACATGGTCTAAACCAAGAACATGAAGTCATCATCACAAAGGAAAAGACACCATCAAAACAAAAGAATCCCATAATGCAAGATCAACAAGAAAATATAGTTTTTGAGACCAAGGCTTTGCATTTCATCAGCAAAGCTATTAAAGGTGATTATACTCTTACTGACTTCATGAGCCTAAATGAGACAATGGGGAATTCAGGAGCACTATTCCAAGAGAAGATCCCGAAGAAAATTGGTTACTTCAAG GGTCTTGATGAGCAATCTCCAGAAAGTGGATTTAAGGGCATTAACTTACCAGCAGAAATTAGCATTTTGGATCAACAT GGATATCTCCAATATGGTCTACCTGATACTTCTGAAGATCTTTTGGCTATGATGAACAAG GCAACTCTCGATGTCGGAGGCAACAAAATAAGTGCTCAAGCAATGGAACATCACATTTTGAGGAAACAATCAACAGGTTCAAAGATACAAGAG GGTAGTGACAAAGAAGACGACGGAGAAGCCACCATTCGGAAGCTTTACGGACTTGAATTAACCGACCGAAACGTCACGTTCGCTCTATGTTGCGGAACTCGATCTTCACCAGCA gtGAGAATATACACCGGTGATGGAGTTTCAACTGAGTTAGAGAAATCAAAACAAGAGTACTTGCAAGCATCAATAATGGTGAGCAATACAAAAAAGATTGCATTCCCAGAACTGCTGCTGAACAACATGTTTGATTTTGCTGTGGATATGAACTCATTGGTTCAATGGGTTTGCCAACAATTACCCACTTCTGGTTCGTTAAGGAAATCAATGGTGGATTGTTATAGGAACCATAATGCTGGCAAAACATCATCACCCATTAGTGTTGAGAAAATACCATATGACTTTGAATTCCAATATCTGCTAGCTATGTAA
- the LOC107929697 gene encoding uncharacterized protein isoform X3 yields the protein MAFDGGVGFKFMDSQAALSLEIRKKKLSGLQKREALEKEVSMLQNMLNQEEKMHEILTQFQLQEDGSSISIPDFLPPKMKELLTELAMVESEIAHLETQISQLKHGLNQEHEVIITKEKTPSKQKNPIMQDQQENIVFETKALHFISKAIKGDYTLTDFMSLNETMGNSGALFQEKIPKKIGYFKGLDEQSPESGFKGINLPAEISILDQHVQCLYYACIGYLQYGLPDTSEDLLAMMNKATLDVGGNKISAQAMEHHILRKQSTGSKIQEGSDKEDDGEATIRKLYGLELTDRNVTFALCCGTRSSPAVRIYTGDGVSTELEKSKQEYLQASIMVSNTKKIAFPELLLNNMFDFAVDMNSLVQWVCQQLPTSGSLRKSMVDCYRNHNAGKTSSPISVEKIPYDFEFQYLLAM from the exons ATGGCATTTGATGGTGGGGTGGGTTTCAAGTTCATGGACAGCCAAGCTGCTTTGTCATTGGAGATT AGGAAGAAGAAGCTTAGTGGATTGCAAAAGAGAGAGGCACTTGAAAAAGAG GTTTCCATGCTTCAAAATATGCTAAATCAAGAAGAAAAAATGCATGAGATTCTTACACAATTTCAGCTTCAAGAGGATGGCTCTTCTATCTCTATCCCGGATTTCCTCCCTCCCAAA aTGAAGGAGCTATTAACAGAGCTGGCTATGGTAGAAAGTGAGATAGCTCATTTAGAAACCCAAATAAGCCAACTTAAACATGGTCTAAACCAAGAACATGAAGTCATCATCACAAAGGAAAAGACACCATCAAAACAAAAGAATCCCATAATGCAAGATCAACAAGAAAATATAGTTTTTGAGACCAAGGCTTTGCATTTCATCAGCAAAGCTATTAAAGGTGATTATACTCTTACTGACTTCATGAGCCTAAATGAGACAATGGGGAATTCAGGAGCACTATTCCAAGAGAAGATCCCGAAGAAAATTGGTTACTTCAAG GGTCTTGATGAGCAATCTCCAGAAAGTGGATTTAAGGGCATTAACTTACCAGCAGAAATTAGCATTTTGGATCAACATGTACAATGCCTGTATTATGCATGTATA GGATATCTCCAATATGGTCTACCTGATACTTCTGAAGATCTTTTGGCTATGATGAACAAG GCAACTCTCGATGTCGGAGGCAACAAAATAAGTGCTCAAGCAATGGAACATCACATTTTGAGGAAACAATCAACAGGTTCAAAGATACAAGAG GGTAGTGACAAAGAAGACGACGGAGAAGCCACCATTCGGAAGCTTTACGGACTTGAATTAACCGACCGAAACGTCACGTTCGCTCTATGTTGCGGAACTCGATCTTCACCAGCA gtGAGAATATACACCGGTGATGGAGTTTCAACTGAGTTAGAGAAATCAAAACAAGAGTACTTGCAAGCATCAATAATGGTGAGCAATACAAAAAAGATTGCATTCCCAGAACTGCTGCTGAACAACATGTTTGATTTTGCTGTGGATATGAACTCATTGGTTCAATGGGTTTGCCAACAATTACCCACTTCTGGTTCGTTAAGGAAATCAATGGTGGATTGTTATAGGAACCATAATGCTGGCAAAACATCATCACCCATTAGTGTTGAGAAAATACCATATGACTTTGAATTCCAATATCTGCTAGCTATGTAA
- the LOC107929697 gene encoding uncharacterized protein isoform X1, translating to MAFDGGVGFKFMDSQAALSLEIRKKKLSGLQKREALEKEVSMLQNMLNQEEKMHEILTQFQLQEDGSSISIPDFLPPKMKELLTELAMVESEIAHLETQISQLKHGLNQEHEVIITKEKTPSKQKNPIMQDQQENIVFETKALHFISKAIKGDYTLTDFMSLNETMGNSGALFQEKIPKKIGYFKTRESIVEANLDLPPKSPSSKLIVEKNSHNWHPNKLSENIMKCLHFIFVRLLRTSRAMELEKSTNVTRSMNTPLSSRSFRVENTLNPKSNPQKKLRQQDPYGIFNMEGSIPRDIGPYKNLAIFTSSSMDPKCISSSSSIPLLKKLRVLMSNLQKVDLRALTYQQKLAFWINMYNACIMHGYLQYGLPDTSEDLLAMMNKATLDVGGNKISAQAMEHHILRKQSTGSKIQEGSDKEDDGEATIRKLYGLELTDRNVTFALCCGTRSSPAVRIYTGDGVSTELEKSKQEYLQASIMVSNTKKIAFPELLLNNMFDFAVDMNSLVQWVCQQLPTSGSLRKSMVDCYRNHNAGKTSSPISVEKIPYDFEFQYLLAM from the exons ATGGCATTTGATGGTGGGGTGGGTTTCAAGTTCATGGACAGCCAAGCTGCTTTGTCATTGGAGATT AGGAAGAAGAAGCTTAGTGGATTGCAAAAGAGAGAGGCACTTGAAAAAGAG GTTTCCATGCTTCAAAATATGCTAAATCAAGAAGAAAAAATGCATGAGATTCTTACACAATTTCAGCTTCAAGAGGATGGCTCTTCTATCTCTATCCCGGATTTCCTCCCTCCCAAA aTGAAGGAGCTATTAACAGAGCTGGCTATGGTAGAAAGTGAGATAGCTCATTTAGAAACCCAAATAAGCCAACTTAAACATGGTCTAAACCAAGAACATGAAGTCATCATCACAAAGGAAAAGACACCATCAAAACAAAAGAATCCCATAATGCAAGATCAACAAGAAAATATAGTTTTTGAGACCAAGGCTTTGCATTTCATCAGCAAAGCTATTAAAGGTGATTATACTCTTACTGACTTCATGAGCCTAAATGAGACAATGGGGAATTCAGGAGCACTATTCCAAGAGAAGATCCCGAAGAAAATTGGTTACTTCAAG ACAAGGGAAAGTATTGTAGAGGCCAACTTGGACCTACCACCTAAATCACCATCTAGCAAACTGATTGTAGAAAAGAATAGCCATAATTGGCATCCCAACAAGTTATCAGAGAACATCATGAAATGTTTGCACTTCATTTTTGTGAGGTTACTTAGAACATCAAGAGCAATGGAGCTAGAGAAGTCAACCAATGTTACTAGGTCTATGAACACTCCATTAAGCTCAAGAAGCTTTAGGGTAGAAAATACCTTGAATCCCAAATCAAATCCACAAAAGAAATTAAGGCAACAAGATCCTTATGGTATTTTCAATATGGAAGGGTCTATTCCAAGGGACATTGGTCCTTATAAGAACCTTGCCATATTCACATCAAGCTCTATGGACCCGAAATGCATTTCGAGTTCAAGTTCTATTCCTTTACTTAAAAAGCTAAG GGTCTTGATGAGCAATCTCCAGAAAGTGGATTTAAGGGCATTAACTTACCAGCAGAAATTAGCATTTTGGATCAACATGTACAATGCCTGTATTATGCAT GGATATCTCCAATATGGTCTACCTGATACTTCTGAAGATCTTTTGGCTATGATGAACAAG GCAACTCTCGATGTCGGAGGCAACAAAATAAGTGCTCAAGCAATGGAACATCACATTTTGAGGAAACAATCAACAGGTTCAAAGATACAAGAG GGTAGTGACAAAGAAGACGACGGAGAAGCCACCATTCGGAAGCTTTACGGACTTGAATTAACCGACCGAAACGTCACGTTCGCTCTATGTTGCGGAACTCGATCTTCACCAGCA gtGAGAATATACACCGGTGATGGAGTTTCAACTGAGTTAGAGAAATCAAAACAAGAGTACTTGCAAGCATCAATAATGGTGAGCAATACAAAAAAGATTGCATTCCCAGAACTGCTGCTGAACAACATGTTTGATTTTGCTGTGGATATGAACTCATTGGTTCAATGGGTTTGCCAACAATTACCCACTTCTGGTTCGTTAAGGAAATCAATGGTGGATTGTTATAGGAACCATAATGCTGGCAAAACATCATCACCCATTAGTGTTGAGAAAATACCATATGACTTTGAATTCCAATATCTGCTAGCTATGTAA
- the LOC107929697 gene encoding uncharacterized protein isoform X2: MAFDGGVGFKFMDSQAALSLEIVSMLQNMLNQEEKMHEILTQFQLQEDGSSISIPDFLPPKMKELLTELAMVESEIAHLETQISQLKHGLNQEHEVIITKEKTPSKQKNPIMQDQQENIVFETKALHFISKAIKGDYTLTDFMSLNETMGNSGALFQEKIPKKIGYFKTRESIVEANLDLPPKSPSSKLIVEKNSHNWHPNKLSENIMKCLHFIFVRLLRTSRAMELEKSTNVTRSMNTPLSSRSFRVENTLNPKSNPQKKLRQQDPYGIFNMEGSIPRDIGPYKNLAIFTSSSMDPKCISSSSSIPLLKKLRVLMSNLQKVDLRALTYQQKLAFWINMYNACIMHGYLQYGLPDTSEDLLAMMNKATLDVGGNKISAQAMEHHILRKQSTGSKIQEGSDKEDDGEATIRKLYGLELTDRNVTFALCCGTRSSPAVRIYTGDGVSTELEKSKQEYLQASIMVSNTKKIAFPELLLNNMFDFAVDMNSLVQWVCQQLPTSGSLRKSMVDCYRNHNAGKTSSPISVEKIPYDFEFQYLLAM; this comes from the exons ATGGCATTTGATGGTGGGGTGGGTTTCAAGTTCATGGACAGCCAAGCTGCTTTGTCATTGGAGATT GTTTCCATGCTTCAAAATATGCTAAATCAAGAAGAAAAAATGCATGAGATTCTTACACAATTTCAGCTTCAAGAGGATGGCTCTTCTATCTCTATCCCGGATTTCCTCCCTCCCAAA aTGAAGGAGCTATTAACAGAGCTGGCTATGGTAGAAAGTGAGATAGCTCATTTAGAAACCCAAATAAGCCAACTTAAACATGGTCTAAACCAAGAACATGAAGTCATCATCACAAAGGAAAAGACACCATCAAAACAAAAGAATCCCATAATGCAAGATCAACAAGAAAATATAGTTTTTGAGACCAAGGCTTTGCATTTCATCAGCAAAGCTATTAAAGGTGATTATACTCTTACTGACTTCATGAGCCTAAATGAGACAATGGGGAATTCAGGAGCACTATTCCAAGAGAAGATCCCGAAGAAAATTGGTTACTTCAAG ACAAGGGAAAGTATTGTAGAGGCCAACTTGGACCTACCACCTAAATCACCATCTAGCAAACTGATTGTAGAAAAGAATAGCCATAATTGGCATCCCAACAAGTTATCAGAGAACATCATGAAATGTTTGCACTTCATTTTTGTGAGGTTACTTAGAACATCAAGAGCAATGGAGCTAGAGAAGTCAACCAATGTTACTAGGTCTATGAACACTCCATTAAGCTCAAGAAGCTTTAGGGTAGAAAATACCTTGAATCCCAAATCAAATCCACAAAAGAAATTAAGGCAACAAGATCCTTATGGTATTTTCAATATGGAAGGGTCTATTCCAAGGGACATTGGTCCTTATAAGAACCTTGCCATATTCACATCAAGCTCTATGGACCCGAAATGCATTTCGAGTTCAAGTTCTATTCCTTTACTTAAAAAGCTAAG GGTCTTGATGAGCAATCTCCAGAAAGTGGATTTAAGGGCATTAACTTACCAGCAGAAATTAGCATTTTGGATCAACATGTACAATGCCTGTATTATGCAT GGATATCTCCAATATGGTCTACCTGATACTTCTGAAGATCTTTTGGCTATGATGAACAAG GCAACTCTCGATGTCGGAGGCAACAAAATAAGTGCTCAAGCAATGGAACATCACATTTTGAGGAAACAATCAACAGGTTCAAAGATACAAGAG GGTAGTGACAAAGAAGACGACGGAGAAGCCACCATTCGGAAGCTTTACGGACTTGAATTAACCGACCGAAACGTCACGTTCGCTCTATGTTGCGGAACTCGATCTTCACCAGCA gtGAGAATATACACCGGTGATGGAGTTTCAACTGAGTTAGAGAAATCAAAACAAGAGTACTTGCAAGCATCAATAATGGTGAGCAATACAAAAAAGATTGCATTCCCAGAACTGCTGCTGAACAACATGTTTGATTTTGCTGTGGATATGAACTCATTGGTTCAATGGGTTTGCCAACAATTACCCACTTCTGGTTCGTTAAGGAAATCAATGGTGGATTGTTATAGGAACCATAATGCTGGCAAAACATCATCACCCATTAGTGTTGAGAAAATACCATATGACTTTGAATTCCAATATCTGCTAGCTATGTAA